The Megalobrama amblycephala isolate DHTTF-2021 linkage group LG7, ASM1881202v1, whole genome shotgun sequence genome window below encodes:
- the LOC125272700 gene encoding endonuclease domain-containing 1 protein-like, translated as MMMLLHVLMLSLVSSVSAEVVEDFEEKCGQFFAGRKSPTTFTGSQYEQICQTLNGVVHYATYYDTKNKIPVYSAYRFEGIKKCKRLNKWYIEPNLDGGDNTDMKFEKDVNIPRLGRHQALNRDYVRSGSDRGHLQPVFQANSQSCADATFTLTNAAPQNPSFNRGQWRALEEKMANKLSEQCKEYSAFIVTGVTPGKRKLNNRVNVPRYFWTAYCCLDNNEKCQISGGFFGVNKNHTPKEKTVNDLEKYLKKIYKVKSFKVFDSSTEPAMESGLLF; from the exons ATGATGATGCTTCTTCATGTGCTGATGCTGTCACTTGTCTCCAGTGTTTCGGCTGAAGTTGTGGAAGATTTTGAGGAGAAGTGTGGTCAATTTTTTGCAGGCagaaaatcaccaacaacattTACtggatcacagtatgagcagaTCTGCCAAACTCTAAATGGTGTTGTTCATTATGCCACATATTATGATACTAAGAACAAGATCCCAGTGTACTCAGCCTACAGGTTTGAAGGGATAAAGAAATGCAAACGACTAAACAAGTGGTACATTGAACCCAAC CTTGATGGTGGTGATAATACAGACATGAAATTTGAGAAAGATGTGAATATACCTAGACTTGGAAGACATCAAGCTCTCAATAGAGATTATGTGAGGTCTGGGTCTGACAGAGGTCATCTGCAACCGGTCTTCCAGGCAAACTCCCAGAGCTGTGCTGATGCCACCTTCACTCTCACTAACGCTGCTCCACAAAACCCCTCTTTTAACAGAGGTCAATGGAGGGCACTAGAAGAAAAAATGGCAAATAAACTATCTGAGCAATGCAAAGAGTATTCTGCTTTCATTGTAACAGGGGTGACACCAGGTAAACGTAAATTGAACAACAGGGTGAATGTGCCTAGATATTTCTGGACTGCATACTGCTGCTTAGACAACAATGAGAAATGTCAAATCTCAGGAGGATTTTTTGGAGTGAACAAGAACCACACTCCCAAAGAAAAAACTGTGAATGATTTAGAAAAATACTTGAAAAagatttataaagtaaaatctTTTAAGGTGTTTGATAGCTCTACAGAACCAGCAATGGAATCTGGGCTATTATTTTAA
- the slc29a4b gene encoding equilibrative nucleoside transporter 4: protein MYSEEWSRNRQGREKAVITNFSFSQLPEEEQRGRIKHYSTHDSEESIPDDRYHGIYFAMLLAGVGFLLPYNSFITDVDYLHRKFKGTSIVFDMSLTYILVALSAVIVNNALVERLSLHTRICVGYLFALGPLVFVSVFDVWLELFDTQQSYVVTLAAIAIVAFGCTVQQSSFYGYTGMLPKRYTQGVMTGESTAGVIVSLSRIFTKLLVEDEKNNTIIFFLFSISIETLCFLLHVVVRQTHFVRYHTDRARHSHSWLKGQINVPTQKHSGYQIHYDSSAEEEDGVVSSTVDDADAVNLGNGSHGDGIYVRFDVPKPDTKRTWISVKELLGRRCAVSRMIWPYMLSILVTYFITLCLFPGLESELRNDTLGEWLPILTMALFNMADFVGKILAACPYEWGGVQLLVWSCLRVLFLPLFVMCVSPVQHPLLAHPAWPCGLSLMLGISNGYLGSVPMIQAAGKVPLQQREVAGNTMTVSYMAGLMLGSAVSYSTYSLTSQAHATHTLKLNNTLTLHSYIPGH from the exons ATGTACTCTGAGGAGTGGAGCAGGAATCGGCAGGGTAGGGAGAAGGCTGTGATCACGAATTTCAGCTTTAGTCAGCTGCCAGAGGAGGAGCAGAGGGGTAGGATAAAACATTACAGCACTCATG ACTCAGAGGAATCCATTCCTGATGATCGCTACCATGGCATCTACTTTGCTATGCTGTTGGCTGGTGTCGGCTTTCTACTGCCATACAATAGTTTCATCACTGATGTGGACTACCTCCACCGCAAATTCAAAG GCACCTCTATTGTGTTCGACATGAGTTTGACGTACATACTGGTGGCTCTCAGTGCTGTTATTGTGAACAACGCACTCGTGGAGAGACTGAGCTTACACACTCGCATCTGTGTGG GATATCTATTTGCATTGGGACCTTtggtgtttgtgagtgtgtttgaCGTTTGGTTGGAGCTGTTTGACACTCAGCAGTCCTATGTTGTTACTCTGGCTGCAATTGCCATTGTTGCATTTGGATGCACAG TGCAGCAGTCCAGTTTCTATGGTTACACTGGGATGCTGCCCAAGAGGTACACACAGGGCGTGATGACTGGAGAGA GCACTGCAGGAGTTATTGTCTCTCTGAGTCGGATTTTTACAAAGCTGCTGGTGGAAGACGAGAAGAACAACACCATCATCTTCTTCCTGTTCTCCATCTCAATAGAGACGCTCTGTTTTCTGTTACACGTGGTGGTGCGACAAACCCACTTTGTTCGTTATCACACCGACAGAGCTCGTCACAGCCACAGCTGGCTCAAAGGACAGATTAATGTTCCGACACAAAAGCACAGTGGCTATCAGATACATTATGACAGCAGTGCAGAGGAAGAG GATGGAGTGGTGTCAAGCACAGTTGATGACGCTGATGCAGTAAATCTTGGAAACGGTTCCCATGGAGATGGAATATACGTCAGATTTGATGTACCCAAACCAGACACCAAAAGAACCTGGATCAGTGTGAAGG agctTCTGGGTCGGAGGTGTGCTGTTTCTCGGATGATCTGGCCCTATATGCTCTCAATCTTGGTGACATATTTCATCACACTGTGTCTGTTCCCTGGTTTGGAGTCAGAGTTACGCAACGATACACTTGGAGAATGGCTGCCTATTCTCACCATGGCTCTATTCAACATGGCAGACTTTGTGGGCAAG ATCTTGGCAGCGTGTCCATACGAGTGGGGTGGTGTGCAGCTGCTAGTCTGGTCGTGTTTGCGTGTTCTCTTCCTGCCTCTGTTTGTGATGTGTGTGTCTCCTGTgcagcaccccctgctggcacACCCAGCCTGGCCCTGCGGCCTCTCCTTGATGCTGGGTATCAGTAACGGATACCTTGGCTCTGTACCAATGATACAGGCGGCCGGCAAGGTGCCACTTCAGCAGCGAGAAGTGGCGG GGAACACCATGACTGTATCATATATGGCTGGACTGATGCTCGGGTCTGCAGTGTCTTACTCCACATACAGTCTGACCTCACAGGCACACGCTACTCACACGCTGAAACTCAACAACACACTCACATTACACAGCTATATACCTGGCCACTGA